Genomic segment of Synechococcales cyanobacterium T60_A2020_003:
TGGATATTGCAGATTTGCCGAATACCGAAGACGTTAGCGATCGCCCCTCTGCCGAAGATCCAATGGGTAATGTTCTCTCTCTGGATCTGCCTGAGTTTCCAGCGATCCAGCAGTTATCGGCTGTCGAACCTCCGGCGGAGGGTTCGGTTGAAAATACTCTAAGCAATCCAGACCTCCAAGTAGCCGTAGATCTGAACTCTGAACCGTCAATATCTCCACGCCCAGCGATCAGTTTTGATGTAAAACAAGGCTTGCCCAAGTGGGCTAAGTTTAGTGCTACGGGTTCAATGGATGTAGCAGAAATTGCTGAGGAGCAGCCTGCAATCTTAGAGCCAACGTCATCTGCAGCAATGCCATCCATTACCGACCCGTGGATGGAAGCGTCCACTCTCGATGCCCAAGGAGCGATCGCCCCATCCGAAGCGGCAATTGATGAGTCTCTCTCCCCTGCCCCGCGAGCCGATGCTGAAGAAGCATCTCCAGAAATTCAGGCAAATGCAATTCCCTTCGGATACGGTCAAGACGCTCCGACTCCCGAAATTAACCTCGATCCAGCCCTACTCGAACAGCTTGATGCGGCGGTGCGTCCTTTATTGGATTCCGTAGTGGATGCGATTCGCGGCGACGTAGCGCCTGTTCCAACGTTGTTAGATATGCCTCAAGAGGCGCAACCCCCGGCGCAGGAGCAGGAGCAAGATTCCGAGCCAATCACCCCTGAAACCACCTACCCCAATGGTTCTCCCCTCTTGGGACAGGCGGAAGAAGACCTCTGGCGTGATCTGGCGAAGTTGGTCAACATCTCCACCGATGACATCATTCAGGCCAGCCTATCCGGTGATTTTGATGCCTTTACCGCCATCGACTTTGATGCATTGCACCCATCGCAAACTGAGGATCATGCGAATCCAGCAGGGAGCGATCGCCCCCTAGCCGATCGACCTGAAATAAAAGGTGTGGAGGCGAAGCGTTCCCCCGTTCAAGCCAGCCGAACCGATACGTTAGATTTACCCTTCTCGAAATCGAGTCCTATATCTGCTGACTCAAGTGAGCTAGGGTCTGAAGATGCCAACCCTGTCGAAGCGCCCCCGTCCCCTGTGGTGTACCCCAATCGACCAACCCGGAAATTAACATCCATTAGCGCTGTAGACTTGCCCAGCTTTCCACGTGCTCCGTCTAGTCAGCCTGCACAAGCCTAAACTGCAACGCGTTATCAAACACAAACACCTCCCCCCTTGGGAGGTGCGGTCAAACATCAGCCATGATTGGTTGGGTCACGTATCGGCAATGGATTCAAACTACCGACACCTCAGCTCAGCGAAGCGTGACTGCGATCGTAGCTGCTGGCCGCCCCTGCTGAGGGCTTACCCTGAATGTGCGTCCAGTGTTCCGCCGCTTCGGCGGGCAAACCGACTTCCGTTGCTGCACGGCTCAGCATTGATTGTTGGCGATTTTTGATGAAATGGTGATGACGAATCATCAGTGCGCGTGCTTGATCTTGAGCAGACATTAGCATACCCTCCTGGCCTTTTTATAGCCTTGTTAGTTTTGAATATAACAAGAAATTCTGTAGCAAAGACTACAAAATGCCTATTTCTTAGAAAAATTCACATTGCTTAACAAAGGCAAGGTATGGACGATGGGTACCGATTCCGTGGGATCGATCTGCCAAGGCCCGTTTATTCATCGCAGAGGGGCGATCGCCCTACGCGTTCATCGCGGCTTCTCGTTGGGCCTGGCGCATCCGGATATGCTCCACACTGCCCACGGGAATCGCCGCGATCAGATGTTGGGTGTAGGGCTGCTGGGGATTGCGGTAGACGCTCTCGGCGGGGCCAATTTCCTCAACGCGACCTTGGTTCATCACCATAATGCGATCGCTCATAAACTTAACGACGCTGAGATCGTGGGAAATGAAAATGTAGGTTAATCCAAACTCACCTTGCAGTTCCTTGAGTAGATTCAAAACCTGAGCCTGTACCGAAACATCTAGCGCTGACACCGACTCGTCGCAGATAATGAATTTCGGATTTAAGGCTAAAGCGCGAGCAATACAAATCCGCTGGCGTTGTCCGCCCGAAAACTCGTGGGGATAGCGATCGATGCAGGTTGGGTCAAGCCCGACCCGTTCCAGGAGGTAGGCCACCCGCTCGCGGCGCTCCTGTCGTCCCCCCCCGACTCGGTGAATAGTCATTGGTTCCATCACCGCTGAGCCGATCGAAATGCGGGGGTCAAGGGAGCTAAAGGGATCTTGGAAAATAATTTGCATATCCCGTCGCAACTGACGCAGGACGTTCCCTTGCACAGTTGTCACGTTCGCACCACCAAACCAAATTTCACCGCCCATCGGTTTTACTAGCTGAATGAGCGATCGCGCCAGGGTCGTTTTACCACAGCCCGACTCACCCACCAGTCCCAGGGTTTCCCCTGGATAAATGTCGAAAGACACGCCCCGTACAGCCATGAAATAGTTTTGAGTTTGGCCGAACATCCCTTTCATCGGGAAGCCAACTTCCAGGTTCTTAACTGACAGCAAGGGAGATTGCACCTGTAACGCTTGGAGACGCTGGGCTTGTTCTGCCTCGCTGATTTCTGCGGCGATCCGAGCGGCTTGCTCATCAGTGAGCGATCGCTCCTGGATATTAATTTCCCCATTAGCCAGTTCCACCACGTCCATAAAGTCGCTGATGTTGGGAAGGTAGCGGGGACGGCGATCGGGCTGGGGACGGCAGGTTAGTAATCCCTTGGTGTAGGGATGTTGGGGATGCTCAAAGATATCGATGACTGATCCATACTCAACGATCTTGCCCTGGTACATGACCGCGACGGAATCGGCAATATCGGCAATCAGGCTGAGGTCGTGGGTAATGAAAATCATGGCCATGCCTCGGCGATCGCGCAACTCGCGCAGCAGATCCAAAATCGTGGCTTGCACCGTCACATCCAGGGCTGTTGTCGGCTCATCGGCAATCAAAATCGATGGATTGCAGGACATCGCCATGGCAATCATCACCCGCTGAAGCTGTCCGCCAGAGAGTTCGTGGGGATAGCGCTGTAAGATGGCGTGTTTTTGTTGGGCGATCGCATCTAATACCTCTCGCTCCGGTGGCTGTTCAGCCGGATCCAGATCTACTCCCAAGTCTTCCGCCCGTCGCTTCCGCCAGTCGGCAATGTAGGTATCCTGCATTTGCTCATCGCTGGGCAGCAGCTTTACCTCTTGCAGCAAATTGGCTGCCCGTCGCCGCGCTTCCGATTCGGAAATGTCCTGATGCTGCCGAATCGCTTCTACTAACTGATAGCCGCAGGTATAAACGGGATTGAGCGACGTCATCGGCTCCTGAAAAATCATGGAAACGTTGCCGCCGCGATATTTTTGTTTTTGTTCCTCCGAAAAGATGAGAACATTCACCATCTCGTCAGTTTTCTGGCTTTTTAACCAAATTTCGCCGCCTGTTACCTTCCCTGGAGGATTGGGAACCAGTCCCATCACGGCAAGAGCCGTGACCGATTTTCCGGATCCCGATTCGCCCACGATTCCGAGGGTTTGACCGCGTTTGACCTGAAACGACACATCATCAACGGCCTTAATCAAACTGCTATCAAGCTGGAACTGCACTTGAAGATTGCGAACGTCTAAAATCGTGTCACTCATGGCGGAGAAAAAGAACGGAAGAACGGTTGAAAGAGAAGGATTTTAGCGATCGCTAGCGATCGAGATGGCGCGGATCGAGGGCATCACGTAGACCATCGCCCAGGAGATTAAACGAGAGCACCGTCAGCACAATTAGGAGCGCAGGCGACCACACCAGCCACGGTTGCAAGACGAGGACAGAGGCATTAGTCGCTAACGATAGCATATTGCCCCAAGACGGGTCGGGTTGCTGAATGCCAAGACCAATCAGACTCAAGACCGCTTCCGCAATGATAAATCCGGGAATGGATAGGGTGGCGGAAATGATGATATATGTAGCGGTTTGGGGCAGGATGTGGCGCGTAATGATGTAAAGGGGACGGGCACCCATCGCTTGTGCCGCTTGGACGAAGTTTTGCTCCTTAAGCGACAGGACTTGACCCCGGATAATTCGCGCCAGTCCAGACCAACTGACGAAGGAGGTAATGAACACAATCAGCAGAAATCGCTGGGAACTGCTGAGTCCGGCGGGCAAAATGCCTGCCAGGGTGATGAGTAAGTAAATGGTCGGAATCGTCATCAGCACTTCGACCAAGCGCATCACAACCGCATCGGTCGCACCGCCGAAGAAGCCGGAAATGCCCCCCACCAACATGCCCAAGGGGAAAGTAATTAGGATGCCGACTAAGCCAACACTCAAGCTAATGCGGCCTCCGTACACCAATCGGCTGAACTGATCGCGGGCTTGATCGTCGGTTCCTAATAGGTTGAACCGTCCCTCGCCCACACTGCCAAAGAGGTGGCGATCGCCCGGAATGCCAGGGAAAAGCTGTACATCCTGAATCTTGAACCCGTCAGCCGCGATCACAGGCAGCGGCAGCTTGATTTTTAGGAAGCGGTATTCCTCCCCCTTCACAAACAGGCGGATCGGGGCAGGCTGCGTGCGGTCAACCCTAAGTTCGCGATCGCCCGTTTCTAAGTCCACCGGGCCTTGGGTAGTAGGGTAGACATGGGGGCCGATAAACTGGCCTGTCTCGTTGCGCCAGTACACCTGGGTGGGGGGCAGCAGCGCACCGTCTAATTGGGATGAGTAGGGATCATAGGGAGCCACAAACTCTGCAAAGATGACCGTCAAATAGAACACCAGCAAAACCAGCGCCCCCCAACGGGCGAGGGAGTTCTTCCTTAGCTTTTGCCACCAGTTCATAGCCCTTTGTTCCAAAATTGCTTGTGTAGATTGTAATGCGGATTTTCCGTTGCTAGGCAAATTCTATGTGCCAGCCTGTTATCTCAATTTTGAGTTTTAAGTGTTCAGTTTTGAGTTGACGATGCGTTATCCCATCAGGGATTTCAGCATTGGATTCGTAGCTAGAAGTTAAGAAATAAGCATTACTCTAACGCTATACCTTGGGTTTTGGCATAGCTGAGCAGCCAGTTCACCATCGTCGCGCGACGGGTTTTACGCGGAATCAGTTCATCCACCTTATAGCCCGGAAATTGGAGTTGTTCTTTTAGGAGTTGTTTGTGGTCTTTCGGGATGGAACGGGTGAGTTTGACCGTGGCTGGACGACTTTCGATAAAGGCTGGAGGATCGGGATAGGCGTCGCGCCAGTCAGGATCGACGGCATCGGTGTTCCAGCTCTGGGTTTGCGCGTCAAAGCGGTAGCCCAGGTAATGCCATACCAATTGGTGAGTCGTCTCATCGTCCAGGGTGTCGTTGAGGATGTCCCAAAGAGTTTGAGTGGTGAGAGGGGGAAGAGAGGTTATGTCGTGCATGGCGATCGTGATTTAAGCGTTGAATAGTTTCATCAATGCTTTAGGGCTTGTTCTACAATTTGCTGATCAACTTGTCATATTCTGCATGTGTCCCAATCCAAAACCAGGAAATACCGCTCTCTACTTCCACCCCTAGGGCACGGTAACTTAATCCTGCTCGAACTGACCAAATACTTGTTACTCAGCTTCTTGAAATGCAACGATAGATGGGATGGATCGGCTTTGAGCAGCTCGCAGCATTGATCAGCCGTTTGCTGAACACTCTCAGGTAAGGTGTCATAGCAT
This window contains:
- a CDS encoding ABC transporter ATP-binding protein, with the protein product MSDTILDVRNLQVQFQLDSSLIKAVDDVSFQVKRGQTLGIVGESGSGKSVTALAVMGLVPNPPGKVTGGEIWLKSQKTDEMVNVLIFSEEQKQKYRGGNVSMIFQEPMTSLNPVYTCGYQLVEAIRQHQDISESEARRRAANLLQEVKLLPSDEQMQDTYIADWRKRRAEDLGVDLDPAEQPPEREVLDAIAQQKHAILQRYPHELSGGQLQRVMIAMAMSCNPSILIADEPTTALDVTVQATILDLLRELRDRRGMAMIFITHDLSLIADIADSVAVMYQGKIVEYGSVIDIFEHPQHPYTKGLLTCRPQPDRRPRYLPNISDFMDVVELANGEINIQERSLTDEQAARIAAEISEAEQAQRLQALQVQSPLLSVKNLEVGFPMKGMFGQTQNYFMAVRGVSFDIYPGETLGLVGESGCGKTTLARSLIQLVKPMGGEIWFGGANVTTVQGNVLRQLRRDMQIIFQDPFSSLDPRISIGSAVMEPMTIHRVGGGRQERRERVAYLLERVGLDPTCIDRYPHEFSGGQRQRICIARALALNPKFIICDESVSALDVSVQAQVLNLLKELQGEFGLTYIFISHDLSVVKFMSDRIMVMNQGRVEEIGPAESVYRNPQQPYTQHLIAAIPVGSVEHIRMRQAQREAAMNA
- a CDS encoding DUF1823 family protein; translation: MTSLPPLTTQTLWDILNDTLDDETTHQLVWHYLGYRFDAQTQSWNTDAVDPDWRDAYPDPPAFIESRPATVKLTRSIPKDHKQLLKEQLQFPGYKVDELIPRKTRRATMVNWLLSYAKTQGIALE
- a CDS encoding ABC transporter permease — its product is MNWWQKLRKNSLARWGALVLLVFYLTVIFAEFVAPYDPYSSQLDGALLPPTQVYWRNETGQFIGPHVYPTTQGPVDLETGDRELRVDRTQPAPIRLFVKGEEYRFLKIKLPLPVIAADGFKIQDVQLFPGIPGDRHLFGSVGEGRFNLLGTDDQARDQFSRLVYGGRISLSVGLVGILITFPLGMLVGGISGFFGGATDAVVMRLVEVLMTIPTIYLLITLAGILPAGLSSSQRFLLIVFITSFVSWSGLARIIRGQVLSLKEQNFVQAAQAMGARPLYIITRHILPQTATYIIISATLSIPGFIIAEAVLSLIGLGIQQPDPSWGNMLSLATNASVLVLQPWLVWSPALLIVLTVLSFNLLGDGLRDALDPRHLDR